The following is a genomic window from Calliphora vicina chromosome 5, idCalVici1.1, whole genome shotgun sequence.
CTTGATCCAGACCACCAACACCGCCACCATTTCGGCCTGGAGGCGACACATCGTTGTCATTGCGCGTGGATGCAGAGCCATTCAAACGTGGTGATCCAACACCCGAAGTGGAAGGACGATTGTGATTACTTTCTTCCGGTGGAGTGTGTAACTGTCTTATGCTGCCACTACGAGGTTGAAAATTGCTATTTTGATTGTGATTGTTAATGAAATTGTTATTGCTTGCGTTTTGTTGATGCTGATTCAAAATGGCTCTACGCTGAGCAAAATATTGATCGTCCGGTCCTTCACGGGGTATATTACCACCGCCAGCACcatttaatcgattattttgtAAACGATTGTGATTATTAGCAGGTATTCGTATTACTGGATTATGATTACCTCCTTGGCCACCAGGTCTATTCAAGGGATTATTGTGCTGGTTTTGGCCCCGGGCCGCTAAGCGGGGCGCTGGCAAACCACCACCAACAGGAACTCTTGTTTGTTTCATCAATTGAAAATCTTGTGGCATATTGGGAGTAGGTCCCAAAACTACCAATTTCGAGTCTATTTTACAGGCAGGATTACACCACATATGAGAGGCCGAAAACTTTTTATTGCGCACTGGTATCGATTTCCACATCCACAAATCTCTCGTCATATCCAACAACCAAGCATCAGAATATACACTATTAGGACCACCACAGCCACCCACTATAAGTAAATGTTTCTCATCTAAAACTAATTGAAATTGACCATAACGAGCCGGTGGCTTCACACTCCCCACAAACAATGGCTGCCACCAGCGATGCTCCTTCAGATCTAAACACcaagtttcatttgaattcgAATTGACACCATCCGATATTTTATAGCCACCAAATATGACCATAATATCTCCATGAACACTAGCCGAATGGCCGGCTATAGGTGGTGGTCTTGACATTGACATCACAACCGACCAACGATTTGTGGCCAAATCGTAGTAATGCAATTCGTCAAATAAACACCATGGCTGATAGGGAGGATGCAAAGAGGGATAACGCCAACCACCAAACAGTACTAGTTGGTCCTTCCAAGCCACCATTGAGGCGCTGCCTTTTGGTGATGGATATGAACCCATTGATAACGGTCGCTCCCATTGAATTTCCGATAAATCGAAACGCCATAGGTCGTTAAAAGTTGTATCGGACGAAGATCCtccaccaaaaatatacatCGAATTTCCATGGCGCACAGCCGAATGCGAGAAACGTCCAGCAATAACGGGCACTGTGGGACTATTGCAAATACTGCCGTTGTTGGCCTCGATTGAAGCAGCAGTTTGTTGAGAAAATACTTGCCAGCACAAACGAAAATCTTGCAGTCCTTTGTGCAGATTAATTTTCGAACGTCTTATTAGATCTGCAAAGAGagaatgaatatttttatttcgaaattaataaaaaggtGTAAAAAATGGCTATTTGCGGATTTTTTACAAATCCACaagttaatttttctttatagaaaactaagattttatagaaaaattaaattgaaagcaATTAATGGCAATTTTTCTTAtgtaccttatgttttttatatgttcAGGGTACAGTACATATTAATGGTTATAGAATCAACAATTTCTACGAAGTTAATGAACCTAGCAACATTAAAGATATTACTAGAAAAGGTTAGATAAAGTCAGAGGAGATGTTTATGGTTCCTTTTCTTTGTACTTTTCTTATTTCAAAATCAATGATTGTATACAGTAAGTGTGAAGTAGGAATACAACAAAGGAGAACCATTTGATCAATTTAAGGTTCCTACAACCAGAGATATaacattataaacaattttacaaaacttAAGACTGGCCATCATTAAAGTGATTCAAGATTATTATTTACTCAGTAATGTAAAAATGGGGAATTTTTTTGCACGACCTGGCGATAAGTGACTTCGTTCGTGCAACTGGAATTGTGTTAGTATGTGATACGTATATTTAGAAAGACAgtcaaaaagtgaaaatttattttctaattttctaaataaatattacaattaaaacaAACTATATTGATTCaatttacaatatataaaacaagttaTAATATTAACAAAGTTCATTCTCATTCTTCAACACCCCCACTAGAATGAACGCCAAGATTCATCAGGTCACAGCAATGAAAATGCTTCACACTTGATAGGGATTTTGTTAAGATGTCTGCTGCCATATTCTCGGTATTGAGATAGTTAATAAtgatctttttattattaactagTTCTCTTAAAAAGTGATGTCTTATATCAATATGCTTTGAACGAGCATGATAAGTGCTGTTGTGAGACAAATTTATAGCACTTTTGTTAtcacattttattacaattgatGATGGTCTTCCAAGTTCATTAAACAAAGATTGTAACCACAACGCCTCTTGACCAGCTGCTGCCAAAGCCATATATTCCGCTTCTGTTGTTGATAACGCTGTTGTTTGCTGTTTCTTAGAGTTCCATGAAATACAGCCACCTTGAAACTTAAAAACATAACCCGAGGTTGATTTTCTTTCATCTACATCTCCAGCCCAATCTGCATCTGAGAATCCTTCGATGAATTCATTTTCATCCTTAGAAAATTGTAGTTTGTATTTCATAGTTCCTTTAAGATACCTCATGATACGCTTTACAGCTTGCCAGTGTGCCTTACCAGGGTTATTATTAAATCTGGCTAAAGCCACCACTGCAAATGAAATATCTGGACGACTTACTTGAGCTGCATACATAATACTTCCAATTGCTTCTTgatatggtatttttttcatttcttcaaCTTCTTCTTCAGTTTGTGGGCTCATCTCTTTGGTAACCGTTTTATTTATGTCTAAGGGAGTTGAGATAGGTTTACAATCAtccatattaaatttttttaaaaccttagATATATATTGTTCTTGGTCAAGCCATAATTTTCTGTTCAATCGATCTCTTGTAATTTTCATCCCCAAAATATAATTTGCTTCTCCAAAatctttcattttaaaaatatttgtaaggcTTTTCTTTATATTAGACTTACTTTCAGGATTATTTGTAAAGATTAAAATATCATCAACATAAATTGCGACGTatgttatttcattattatttactttataatatataCAAGGTTCTGTATTGGATTGGAATAgtcctatattttttaaagtttggtCTAACTTTTTGTTCCATACTCTACTTGCTTGTTTGAGACCATATAATGACTTTTTAAGTTTACATACCAAAtccttgttttcatttaaacctTCTGgaatattcatataaatttcCTCATCTAATTCACTT
Proteins encoded in this region:
- the Fbxo42 gene encoding uncharacterized protein Fbxo42 is translated as MDDTMKVKDQCHNSTTTNDKVNAETLLSLQQHQYNNDNSVVVDEDGKEEEQNNESSDPGSESPDESNGKMVYHINMLPDEMLEFILTYLPPYKDLENCSLVCKRWQDIVKNLIRRSKINLHKGLQDFRLCWQVFSQQTAASIEANNGSICNSPTVPVIAGRFSHSAVRHGNSMYIFGGGSSSDTTFNDLWRFDLSEIQWERPLSMGSYPSPKGSASMVAWKDQLVLFGGWRYPSLHPPYQPWCLFDELHYYDLATNRWSVVMSMSRPPPIAGHSASVHGDIMVIFGGYKISDGVNSNSNETWCLDLKEHRWWQPLFVGSVKPPARYGQFQLVLDEKHLLIVGGCGGPNSVYSDAWLLDMTRDLWMWKSIPVRNKKFSASHMWCNPACKIDSKLVVLGPTPNMPQDFQLMKQTRVPVGGGLPAPRLAARGQNQHNNPLNRPGGQGGNHNPVIRIPANNHNRLQNNRLNGAGGGNIPREGPDDQYFAQRRAILNQHQQNASNNNFINNHNQNSNFQPRSGSIRQLHTPPEESNHNRPSTSGVGSPRLNGSASTRNDNDVSPPGRNGGGVGGLDQEAASRLQRNLALRCRENEPLLPKRFDELYEDPFRMAAFNVQNRPRSLSKDHNERIRRMEEKMNALRNSRRNAMAEQKSIKEPSPKRVKRNVHSLFVCDLSHALSELDPYLEWLEYKNYGVIPGAPERLILSTMVPGHGELILFGGVHKETLNEITHQVSNTVHFLSAPRDIV